A window of the Gordonia humi genome harbors these coding sequences:
- a CDS encoding arabinosyltransferase domain-containing protein, with the protein MPTPTTARARTYAIIAAVAGAIAIVAAIATPFLPVTQHDATIDWPAGQQLEPANGSVVAPLTTQTPAGLDITIGCDTLTRQTDPATIVSTMPSSAEGFRDNALSITASRTGASVTVRGTEVASASRDELARCKELHVWTDGPTVFARFIGLGPAVTSDDAQKPLVAGVFTSLDAAQVEDAQNSGLAVHVDVDNRFDVTPTVVKWLVLVIGVIAAVVALFAAYRLDVLGGYRHRFAPAGRWRLLIPRLADVLVTLALVVWHFLGAGSSDDGYILTMGRNASDAGYFGDYYRWFNVPEAPFDWYYAFLHHWSEISSAAVWMRLPALVAGLVSWFILSRVLLPRLGVALRRSQLATLTAAAVFVAFWMPFASGLRSETIIVLGSLLTWWMVERTVSTRQLLPAALAALFAGLTLAVAPHGLIAVAVLIAGSRPMLRAVRARRRDVALASLVAPVLAACALVVFVVFRQQTVATVLEATRVRYVIGPTADWYQELLRFYFLTLSHDDGALARRLPVLLLILALLATLAVLLRRKHIPGIARGPVWRLVGATLLTVLLLAFTPTKWTVQFGVYTGLGSALAAVVVVIMAQQAGRSTRDFWIYLAALMLACAGATAGANAWGWSFDLGISWSDKIPGLAGQPLPTLVLVLTGLCFLAAVWCHVRPPREPAHPTGWRRAMLSAPMLIIVVALLLAEFALFARAAVARSDTYTHVSADLRSLTGDTCGMADDVFVEPDSNVGMLTPIGTDDPSKALAGDSHGFTPNGVADDLVPDNIGIGAGTIHTGRKVSQSFSVTLGTPGTTGGRGPETVNGSTAALPFGLNPATTPVLGSYGYDDGTATLTSSWYELPDRNVSPLLVISAAGSIFSIDGDDAERPGRSLIVEFGRQDGSGFTKVGQAVPIDPDWGANRPWRNLRVPMDQVPAGATAMRIVADDSNVNPDEWLAFTPPRAPRLKTLDALVGHDQPVLLDLSVGAQFPCQQPMTARDGVWDVPGWQISPDQITAGSKSKSWQHVSGGGVEGAVDAVTKPSTASSYLKNDWHEDWGALIKLTPLMPDAPAARVSTGASKAWGWHRTGPIRAVSPNE; encoded by the coding sequence ATGCCTACTCCGACCACAGCGCGCGCTCGGACGTACGCGATCATCGCGGCCGTGGCCGGGGCGATCGCGATCGTCGCCGCGATAGCCACACCGTTTCTGCCGGTCACGCAGCATGATGCGACGATCGATTGGCCCGCCGGACAACAACTGGAACCGGCCAACGGCTCGGTCGTCGCCCCGCTGACGACGCAGACTCCCGCCGGGCTCGACATCACGATCGGCTGCGACACGCTCACCCGACAGACCGATCCGGCGACGATCGTCTCGACGATGCCGTCGTCGGCCGAGGGGTTCCGCGACAACGCGTTGTCGATCACCGCGTCGCGCACCGGAGCCTCGGTGACCGTCCGCGGCACCGAGGTCGCAAGCGCGAGCAGGGACGAGCTCGCCCGATGTAAAGAGCTGCACGTGTGGACCGACGGGCCCACGGTGTTCGCTCGGTTCATCGGACTCGGCCCGGCCGTGACCTCCGACGACGCACAGAAGCCACTGGTCGCGGGCGTGTTCACCTCCCTCGACGCGGCGCAGGTCGAGGACGCGCAGAACTCCGGCCTCGCCGTGCACGTCGACGTCGACAACCGGTTCGACGTCACCCCGACGGTCGTCAAGTGGCTGGTGCTGGTGATCGGCGTGATCGCCGCCGTCGTCGCCCTGTTCGCGGCGTACCGACTGGACGTCCTCGGCGGGTACCGTCACCGTTTCGCCCCGGCCGGTCGCTGGCGACTGCTGATCCCTCGTCTGGCAGATGTCCTGGTGACCCTCGCGCTGGTCGTCTGGCACTTCCTCGGGGCCGGCTCGTCCGATGACGGCTACATCCTGACGATGGGTCGGAACGCCTCCGACGCAGGCTATTTCGGCGACTACTACCGCTGGTTCAACGTGCCCGAGGCGCCGTTCGACTGGTACTACGCGTTCCTGCACCACTGGTCGGAGATCTCGAGCGCCGCCGTCTGGATGCGATTGCCCGCGCTGGTCGCCGGCCTCGTCTCCTGGTTCATCCTCTCCCGTGTGCTCCTGCCACGACTGGGTGTGGCGCTGCGTCGCTCCCAGCTCGCGACCCTCACCGCGGCCGCCGTCTTCGTGGCGTTCTGGATGCCGTTCGCGAGCGGTCTGCGCAGTGAGACGATCATCGTGCTCGGCTCGCTGCTCACCTGGTGGATGGTGGAGCGGACGGTCTCGACCCGCCAGCTCCTGCCCGCCGCGCTCGCCGCGCTGTTCGCCGGACTCACTCTGGCCGTCGCTCCACACGGACTCATCGCGGTGGCCGTGCTCATCGCGGGCAGCCGCCCCATGCTGCGCGCGGTCCGCGCCCGCCGTCGCGATGTGGCGCTGGCGTCGTTGGTCGCGCCGGTCCTGGCCGCCTGCGCGCTGGTGGTGTTCGTCGTGTTCCGCCAGCAGACCGTCGCCACCGTGCTCGAAGCGACCCGCGTGCGCTACGTGATCGGACCGACCGCCGACTGGTACCAGGAACTGCTGCGCTTCTACTTCCTGACCCTCTCGCACGACGACGGCGCCCTCGCCCGCAGGCTCCCGGTGCTGCTGCTCATTTTGGCGCTGCTCGCGACGCTCGCGGTCCTGCTGCGGCGCAAGCACATTCCGGGCATCGCCCGCGGCCCCGTATGGCGTCTGGTGGGTGCCACACTGCTGACCGTGCTGCTCCTCGCGTTCACCCCGACCAAGTGGACCGTCCAGTTCGGCGTCTACACCGGGCTCGGGTCGGCGCTGGCCGCCGTCGTCGTGGTGATCATGGCGCAGCAGGCGGGACGGTCCACCCGCGACTTCTGGATCTACCTCGCCGCCTTGATGCTCGCCTGCGCGGGTGCGACGGCCGGCGCCAACGCGTGGGGCTGGAGCTTCGACCTGGGCATCTCCTGGTCGGACAAGATCCCGGGCCTGGCCGGACAGCCGCTGCCCACCCTCGTCCTCGTGTTGACCGGCCTCTGCTTCCTCGCGGCCGTCTGGTGCCATGTGCGTCCGCCGCGCGAACCCGCCCACCCGACCGGGTGGCGACGCGCGATGCTGTCGGCGCCGATGCTGATCATCGTCGTCGCGCTGCTGCTGGCCGAGTTCGCGCTGTTCGCGCGCGCGGCCGTCGCCCGCTCGGACACGTACACGCACGTCAGCGCCGACCTGCGGTCGCTCACCGGAGACACCTGCGGAATGGCCGACGACGTCTTCGTCGAACCCGACTCCAATGTCGGCATGCTGACCCCGATCGGCACCGACGACCCGTCGAAGGCGCTGGCGGGCGACTCGCACGGGTTCACGCCGAACGGTGTCGCCGACGACCTGGTGCCGGACAACATCGGGATCGGCGCGGGCACCATTCACACCGGACGCAAGGTGTCGCAGAGCTTCTCGGTGACGCTCGGCACGCCCGGGACCACCGGCGGGCGCGGACCTGAGACGGTCAACGGGTCCACCGCAGCACTGCCGTTCGGGCTGAATCCGGCCACCACGCCGGTGCTCGGCAGCTACGGGTACGACGACGGGACCGCGACGCTCACCTCCTCGTGGTACGAGCTGCCCGACCGGAACGTGTCACCGCTGCTGGTGATCTCGGCCGCCGGATCGATCTTCTCCATCGATGGGGACGACGCCGAGCGTCCCGGACGATCACTGATCGTCGAGTTCGGTCGCCAGGACGGAAGCGGCTTCACCAAGGTCGGGCAGGCCGTTCCGATCGACCCGGACTGGGGCGCCAACCGTCCGTGGCGCAACCTGCGCGTACCGATGGACCAGGTGCCCGCCGGGGCCACCGCGATGCGGATCGTGGCCGACGACTCGAACGTCAATCCGGACGAGTGGCTGGCGTTCACCCCGCCGCGCGCACCGCGCCTGAAGACGCTCGACGCACTCGTCGGCCACGATCAGCCGGTGTTGCTCGACCTGTCCGTCGGCGCCCAGTTCCCGTGCCAGCAGCCGATGACCGCGCGCGACGGTGTCTGGGACGTCCCGGGCTGGCAGATCTCGCCCGATCAGATCACGGCGGGTTCCAAGTCCAAGTCGTGGCAGCACGTCTCGGGCGGCGGCGTCGAAGGCGCCGTCGACGCGGTGACCAAGCCGTCGACCGCGTCCAGCTATCTGAAGAACGACTGGCATGAGGACTGGGGTGCGTTGATCAAACTGACGCCCCTGATGCCGGACGCACCGGCCGCGCGTGTGAGCACCGGCGCCTCGAAGGCATGGGGCTGGCACCGGACCGGACCGATCAGGGCGGTGTCGCCGAATGAGTGA